CGAGGCGCCGGTCGACGTCGCCGTCGTCGAGACCGGGATGGGTGGCCGCTGGGACGCGACGAACGTCATCGCCTCGCAGGTCGCCGTGATCACCCCGATCGCCATGGACCACGCCGACTACCTCGGCGACACGCTCGCGGCGATCGCGGGGGAGAAGGCGGGGATCATCTCCGGCGCAGACCCGGAAGCGCTGATTCCCCTCGACCCGGTCACCATCCTCGCTGCGCAGGCACCCGAGGTGGCCGAAGTGCTGCTGCGGGCCACCGTCGACGCCGGGACCGTCGTCGCCCGCCAGGACTCGGAGTTCACCGTCTTGGAGGCCCGCACCGCGGTGGGCGGGCAGCTACTGGAGCTCCAGGGCCTGGGCGGGGTGTACTCGGAGATCTTCCTGCCCTTACACGGTGCGCACCAGGCGGCGAACGCGTCGCTGGCACTCGCCGCCGTCGAAGCATTCTTCGGCGCCGGCCCGGACCGTCAGCTCGATGTCGACGCGGTGCGCGCAGGCTTCGCCTCGGTCACCAATCCAGGCAGGCTCGAACGCGTGCGCAGCGCCCCGACGGTATACCTCGACGCGGCGCACAATCCGCACGGCGCCCAGGCGCTGGCCACCGCGCTGGCCGACGAATTCGACTTCCAACGGCTGATCGGCGTCGTCTCCGTACTCGGCGACAAGGACGTCGTCGGCCTGCTCGAGGCGCTGGAACCGGTGCTCGACAAGATCGTCCTCACCAACAACGGTTCCCCGCGCGCACTCGACACCGCCGCGCTCGCCGACGCCGCCGAACCGATCTTCGGCGAAGACCGCATCGTCGTCGCGCCATTCCTGCCCGACGCCGTCGAGCAGGCCATCGCGTTGGCCGAAGAAGACGAGGGGGCACCCCTATCGGGAACCGGTGTGGTCGTCACCGGCTCGGTGGTCACGGCTGGCGCGGCGCGATCGCTGTTCGGAAAGGAACCGGCATGACCGACGAGCATCCCGAGTTCACCCCGCCGACCACCGACCCCTGGAAGGGGTTGCGCGGCATCACCTCGGGCCTGCTGATCCTGCAGGCCATCGTCGTCGGCTTGGCGTTCCCCGTGGTCGCCAAGATCGGCAACGGGCTGACGTGGTTCTCCGTCGGCTATCTGAGTGTGCTGATCGTGGCGCTCGTGCTCGCCTGCGGCGTGCAGAGTCGCCCCTGGGCGCTGTGGCTCGACTGCGGGCTGACCCTGCTGACCATTGTCGGCGGGATCATCCACTGGTCGATCGCCGTCATCGGGCTCATCTTCGCCTGCGTGTGGGCCTACGTCCTCTACATCAAGCGCGACGTCGCCGAACGCGAGGCACGCGGACAACTCCCCGGCCAGGAGCGCATCGACGGCTAGCCGCCCAAGCGGTCGAGTACCAGGTCGAGCTTCGTGTCGATGGTCTCGACCTTGGTCTCGATCCCGTCGAACCGGCTCTCGATCCCGTCGAACCGGCTCTCGATCCCGTCGAACCGGCTCTCGAGACCGTCGAATCGGGTTTCGAGGTTGTCGAACCGGGTCTCTAAGCCATCGATCCGCCCGGTGAGCCGGGTGTCGAGTTCGTCGATCCGCCCGGTGAGCCGCACATCGAGGTCGTCGATCTTGCGATCGAGGCCTTCCAACAGGACGGTGTGTTGGTTGAGCAGCGCGGTGTGCTGACCGAGAGTGACCGTGTGGTCGGCGAGGATCTCGTAGATCGCACTGATGTCGTTGTCGTGCTGCCTGAACTTTCGTTCCACTTCGGTGGCGTCCATGGTCGAAGAGTACGCCGGGACGAGGGGCGTCGGAATCGTCGAACGGCAGGTTGTGGATAACTCGGCGGAGGCCGATTCCGTGCTGTGGAATACGGTCGTTTACGATTCCAGCGTGACCGAACGCACCCTGGTACTCATCAAGCCCGACGGCGTGGCCCGCGGCCTCGTCGGAGAAGTGATCCGCCGTATCGAGAGCAAGGGCCTGTCCCTCGTCGCGATGGATTTGCGGACCGCGACGCGCGACGTGGCCTCGGGTCACTATGCCGAGCACGCCGACAAGCCGTTCTTCGGTGACCTGCTCGAATTCATCACCTCCGGGCCGCTCGTCGCCGCCGTCGTCGAGGGTCCCCGTGCGATCGCGGCATGGCGACAGATCGCCGGTGGCACCGACCCGGTGGAGAAGGCCACGCCCGGCACCATCCGCGGTGACTTCGCCCTGGAAACCCAGACCAACCTGGTCCACGGCTCCGACTCGCCGGAGTCCGCCGCGCGCGAAATCGCCCTCTGGTTCCCCGGTTTCGCCGCCGTCTGATCGACCCGCCGCGCGCCGATCGGCGCGTGAATTCTCCCTAACCGACCGGGGTGTGGGATAATGGTCGAGTTGTGCCCGACACATTCGTCTCGGTGCCCACAACACCCGGTGACGGTCCACCGCCCGCGGGAAGAATGCGACTTCTCCGCGAGCAGGCCCTCCCCACGATGCGAATCTCCGTCAGCGGAGAATCCAGCGCGGCGTCGAGGTTCGTGAACCAGGCTCACCACGAGGGGCGTTTGCGCGTTCTGACCGGGCATCCCCGGGCGCTCGCGGAACCACCCCGAAAGACCAGCTCACGCGGTCGCCGCCGGTCACACGGCGCGACCCACAACCGCATACCGAATGAGCCCCCGAGTGGCCGCGTTGATGTCCGACGCGCCCGGGGGTGCAAGGAGAATACGTGACCGAGAACGGGTCGCCGGCTGACGCGAACGCGTCGAGCCCGACAACAGAACTTCCCGACAAGATGCGCGTGCACGCCCTCGCCCGATTGCTGGGCGCCACGAGCCGCGAGGTGCTCGACCACCTCGAGGCGCTCGGATCAGAGATCCGCAGCGCTTCCGCCACTATCGAGCGGGGGATCGCCGAACGCGTCGTCGAACGCGTAGGCGGGCTGCCGACCGGTGAGGTCGCCGGATCTGCCGAGTCGCAGACCGAGGCCCAGGCGGGCGGCAACAGCTTGTTCTCCGCCGCGGCGGAGATCACCGACGCCCCCATCGCGGCACCGGTAGCACCTGCCGCGGTCAACCCCCTGTTCCTGCCGCCGCAGCAACCCGAGCCGTCCGTGGTGCCGTCCCGCAAGCGGGCCGAAGCCCCGGTAGAGGCCGAAGACGGCGCCGCAACGGACGAGGCCGCGAGTGACGACGAGGTCGTCGAAAACGAGGACGACTCCCAGCAGGACTCCGACGACCAGCCGAACCGGGCCCGACGGCGACGTCGGGGCCGCCGCGGCCGCGGTCGGGGACGCGGAGACAACGGCGACGCCCAGGGCGGCGACGATGCCGAGGGCGACGAGCAGACCGAGGACGGCGGCACGGCCGATCAATCGGCAGCCGACGCGGAGAAGGGCACGGCGAAGCCCGCCTCGGAGGCCGACGACTCCGAAGCTTCCGACACCGACGGGTCGGACGCCGACGAGTCCGATGACGAGGACGGCACCGGCGCGACCTCCAAGCGCCGTCGACGCCGCCGCCGTCGCAAGACGGGCGGGGAGGGTGCCGACGAAGGCTCGCCGGATGATCCGCCGAACACCGTCGTGCACGAACGGGAGCCGCGCAGCAAGCGGGTCCGTGACGAGGTGCAGGGCATCTCCGGTTCGACGCGTCTCGAGGCCAAGCGGCAGCGCCGGCGCGACGGGCGCGACGCCGGCCGTCGTCGCCCACCGATCTTGAGCGAGTCCGAGTTCCTGGCGCGTCGCGAGGCCGTCGACCGCGTGATGGTGGTGCGCGAGAAGGTGCACGCCGCCGCGGAGAAGGACCACGAGGACTACACGCAGGTCGCCGTCCTCGAAGACGGTGTGCTGGTCGAACACTTCGTGACCACGGCCAACTCGACGTCGATGGTCGGCAACATCTACCTCGGCCGCGTGCAGAACGTCCTGCCCGGCATGGAGGCGGCCTTCGTCGACATCGGCCGCGGCCGCAACGGCGTCCTCTACGCCGGCGAGGTGAACTGGGAGGCCGCCGGACTCGACGGCGGTTCCCGCAAGATCGAGCAGGCCCTCAAACCGGGCGACAACGTGCTCGTCCAGGTGTCCAAGGACCCCGTCGGGCACAAGGGTGCCCGGTTGACCACGCAGATCTCGTTGGCCGGCCGCTACCTGGTCTACGTGCCGGGCGGCTCGTCGACGGGCATCAGCCGCAAGCTCCCCGATGTCGAGCGCAAGCGTCTCAAGTCCATTCTCGGCAAGATCGTGCCCGAGGGCGCCGGCGTCATCATCCGCACCGCGTCGGAGGGGATCAGCGCCGAGGACCTCGAGGCCGACATCAAGCGCCTGGAGGCGCAGTGGACCAAGATCGAGGCCGCGACCGAGGATTCGACCAAGGGCGGTAAGGGCGGCAAGGCCAAGTCGGTGGCGCCGAAGGCCCTCTACGAGGAGCCGGACCTGCTGGTGCGCGTGGTGCGCGACCTGTTCAACGAGGACTTCAAGAAATTGGTCGTCGAGGGGCAGACTGCCTGGAGCCTGGTCGAGCGCTACATCAACGACGTGGCGCCGGATCTCATGGACCGTGTCGAGCGCTTCGAGAAGAACGGCCCCGACGCACCCGACTCCTTCGTCACCCACCGGATCGACGAGCAGCTCGCGAAGGCGCTCGACCGCAAGGTCTGGCTGCCGTCGGGCGGCACGCTCATCATCGAGCACACCGAGGCGATGACGGTCATCGACGTCAACACCGGCAAGTTCACCGGTTCGGGCGGCAACCTCGAGGAGACGGTCACCCGCAACAACCTGGAAGCGGCCGAGGAGATCGTGCGGCAGGTGCGTCTGCGCGACCTGGGCGGCATGATCATCGTCGACTTCATCGACATGGTGCTCGAATCGAACCGCGACCTCGTGCTGCGGCGTCTCACCGAGGCCCTCGCGCGTGACCGGACCCGCCACCAGGTGTCCGAGGTGACGTCGTTGGGCCTGGTCCAGATGACGCGCAAGCGGTTGGGCACGGGTCTGCTCGAGGCCTTCTCGACCACCTGCACCAACTGCGCCGGCCGTGGGGTCATCGTGCATGCCGACCCCGTCGAGGTGCGTTCCTCCGACGACGCCGGCCGCGACGGCGGCGGGTCGAAGCGCTCGCGCCGCAAGAAGGGGAAGTCCGAGGGTGGCGCGCCCGACGCGGGCAAGTCGCCGACGCACAACCCCGCCGAGCACCCGCTGTTCCGCGCGATGCACGCCCACATCCACGAGCACGACGACGAAGCCGTCGATCACATCGACGTCGACGAGGCCGACGAAGTGATCGGTGTCGACGCCGCCGACGCCGTCGACACCCTGGATGCTGTGGAGGCGGAGGCCGTCGTCGCCACCGAGCCGGATACTGCCGAGCCGGAGGCCGTGGAGCCCGAGCCCGCGGTAGCCGAGTCCGTCGTCGAAGAGGTTCTCGTCGAAACGGTGGTCGTCGAGGCGGAGCCGGAGCCGGCCCCCGCCCCGAAGGCGCGCCATCGTCGGGTCCGGCGTGCGCCGGTGTCGACCGGATCGGGCACGACGATCGTGATCGGTGCCGACAACCATGAGACGCCGCCGACCCAGACCACGACCACGGCCGGGCCGACGTCGGCCGCAGCAGAATCGGAGGCGGTGGCCGTCGTCAGGCGTCCGCGCCGACGAGCCGCCAGCCGACCGTCGGGGGCGCCCCAGCACGAGGCGTGAGCGCGCTCACGTCGGGGAGCGGCCCGTCGGTTTGACCGGCGGCGAGTCGCTCCCGTAACCTTGGAAAGTCGCCTACCTGCAGCGCAAACGCAGGCAGGCATTTTATTTGTGACAACGAAGATTGAGGGAATACCCGATGGCTACGTACGCGATCGTCAAGACCGGCGGTAAGCAGTACAAGGTCGCCGAAGGCGACGTGGTGAAGGTCGAGAAGCTCGACGGCGAGCCCGGCAGCACCGTGAAGCTCCCGGTCGCGCTGGTCGTCGACGGTGCGAAGTTGACCACCGAGGCGGACAAGCTTGCCAAGGTCTCGGTCGCCGCCGAGGTCGTCGAGCACGTCAAGGGCCCGAAGATCCGCATCCACAAGTTCAAGAACAAGACCGGCTACCACAAGCGCCAGGGCCACCGTCAGCAGCTGACGGTGCTCAAGGTCACCGGAATCAAGTAGAGGAGCACCTCAGATGGCACACAAGAAGGGCGCATCGAGCTCCCGTAACGGTCGCGATTCCAACGCCCAGCGCCTCGGCGTGAAGCGCTTCGGCGGCCAGAAGGTCAACGCCGGCGAGATCCTCGTCCGCCAGCGCGGCACCCATTTCCACCCCGGCGTGAACGTCGGCCGTGGTGGCGACGACACCCTGTTCGCCCTGGCGGCGGGTGCGGTCGAGTTCGGCAGCAAGCGCGGCCGCAAGACCGTGAACATCGTTCCGGATACCGCTTCGGTCTGATCCGGGGCGCATAAGCTCTCAAGCAGGGCGGGCGGGGATCACCGAGATCCCCAGGCCCGCCCTGTTTGTATTTCACCGCAGTTCTGATCAGGAGGGACCGATGTCGCGCTTCGTCGACCGGGTGGCGATCCACGTGACCGCCGGAAACGGCGGCCACGGGTGTTCGTCGGTGCACCGGGAGAAGTTCAAGCCGCTCGGCGGGCCCGACGGCGGCAACGGCGGCCGCGGCGGCGACGTGCGGCTCGTGGTCGACCCGCAGGTCCACACGCTGCTCGATTTCCACTTCCGGCCGCATGCCAGCGGCGGCAACGGCAAACCGGGGATGGGTGACAACCGCAACGGCGCCAACGGCGACGACCTGGAACTCGCCGTGCCGGACGGCACCGTCATCCTCGACCGGAACGGGAAGATCCTGGCCGACATGGTCGGTGCGGGCACCACCTTCGTCGCGGCCCAGGGTGGCCGGGGCGGGCTGGGCAATGCCGCGCTGGCCTCCAAGGCGCGCAAGGCGCCCGGTTTCGCGCTGCTCGGCGAGCCCGGTCAGGAGCGGGAACTCGTCCTCGAACTGAAGTCGGTGGCCGACGTCGGTCTGCTCGGCTTCCCGTCGGCGGGCAAGTCGTCGCTGGTGTCGGTGCTCTCGGCGGCCAAGCCGAAGATCGCCGACTACCCGTTCACCACCCTGGCGCCCAACCTGGGCGTGGTGCAGACCGCCCCCGGAAAGGCGGGGGATCGGTCGAGCAGCATCGACGCCTTCACCATCGCCGACGTCCCCGGCCTGATTCCCGGGGCCTCGGAGGGGCGCGGCCTGGGATTGGACTTCCTGCGCCACATCGAGCGCTGTGCGCTGCTGGCCCACGTCGTGGACTGTGCGACCCTCGAACCGGGACGCGATCCGGTGTCCGACATCGAGGCACTCGAAGCCGAACTCGCCGCGTATCAGCCGGCCCTCGACGACGACCACGGCCTCGGCGACCTCGCCAAGCGCCCGCGCATCGTCATCCTCAACAAGACCGACATCCCCGAGGCCGCCGAACTCGCCGACATCGTCGAGAAGGACCTGGAGAAGTTCGGCTGGCCGATCTACCGGGTCTCCGCGGTCAGTCGTGAGGGATTGCGCGAACTCGCATTCGCGCTGGCCAAGATGGTGCACGAATACCGCGACGCCCAACCGGAGCAGGTGGCCAAGCGCACGGTGATCCGGCCCAAGGCCGTCGACGCGGCCGAGTTCACCGTCGAGCCCGATCCCGAGGTGCCCGGTGGATTCATCGTGCGCGGTGAACGTCCGGAGCGATGGATCCGGCAGACCCAGTTCGACAACGACGAGGCCGTCGGCTACCTCGCCGACCGGTTGAGCCGCCTCGGCGTCGAGGACGAGCTGAACCGACTGGGCGCCGAGCCCGGTGCGCCGGTGACGGTCGGCGACGTCTCCTTCGATTGGGAGCCCACCGCCCCGAGCGGCGACGACGTGCCCATCACCGGACGCGGCACCGACATCCGGCTGGATCGCAGTGACCGCATCGGCGCCACCGACCGCAAAGCCGCACGCAAGTTGCGCCGCGAGCACCACGACGAATGGGACCACCTCGACACCCTCGACGGCGGCGACGAGGAGGACGGCGACCGGGGGGACGGGCGGTGAATGCCCCCGCGCTGACCTCGCCGACCCGCGAGGCGGTGGCCACCGCGCGCAGCGTCGTAGTCAAGATCGGCTCGGCCGCCATCACCGACCTCGGCGAAGGGCTCGACGTCGACCGGCTGGATCGGCTTGCCGACGCGCTCGAACACCGCATGCGGTCGGGTACCGACGTCATCATCGTTTCGTCGGGGGCCATCGGCGCCGGCCTGGCTCCGCTGCGGCTGCGCAAACGCCCGGCCGACCTGGCCACCAAGCAGGCCGCGGCCAGCGTCGGTCAGTTGGCCTTGGCGCACGCGTGGGGTACCTCCTTCGGCCGCTACGACCGCGTCGTCGGCCAAGTCCTGCTCACCGCGCACGACATCTCGCGGCGCTCCCACCACGCCAACGCGCAACGCACCCTGGACCGGTTGCGCGCACTCGGCGCGGTGGCCGTCGTCAACGAGAACGACGCCGTCGCCACCAACGAGATCCGCTTCGGCGACAACGACAGGCTGGCGGCGCTCGTCGCGCACCTGGCCGGCGCGGAGGCGCTGATCCTGTTGTCCGACATCGACGGGCTGTACGACGGCGACCCGCGCAAGGCCACCCCCGGGCATCCGGTGCGGTTCATCCCCGAGGTCGCTGGGCCGGCGGATCTCGACGGCGTGATCACGGGTGCCGGCGGCTCCCTCGGCACCGGCGGGATGGCGTCGAAGCTGGCCGCCGCACGGCTGGCCGCCGACGGCGGCGTCCCGGTGCTGCTGGCCGCCGCCGACGACGCGGACACCGCGCTGCGCGACGCGTCGGTGGGGACGGCGTTCGCGCCACGCGCGGAGCGGATGTCGGCGCGACGGTTCTGGGTGCGGCACGCCGCGGAGACCCACGGCCGGCTCATCCTCGACGACGGCGCCGTCGCCGCGGTCGCCCGTCGGCGCTCGCTCCTCTCGGCCGGAGTGGTCGAGGTGCACGGCGCATTCGACGCCGGTGACGTCGTCGAACTCGTCGACCAGCGCGGAGAGGTCTGCGCGCGGGGCGTGGTGGGATACGGCACCGACGAGGTGACGCGCATGATCGGGCTCTCGACCGCGGATCTGCCCGCGGATCTGCGCGGCCCGGTGGTCCACGCCGATGACCTGGCGCTGCTGTAGATGACCGGGATGCGCTGAATGCCCAGGATCATCGCCGGGGACTATCGCGGCCGACGGCTCGTCGTCGAGTCCGACGCCACGCGTCCCACGTCGGACCGGGTGCGCGAAGCGCTGTTCGCCGCGCTCGACGCACGGGTCGACCTCACCGGCATGACGGTGCTCGACCTCTTCGCCGGTACCGGGGCACTCGGCCTGGAGGCGCTGTCGCGCGGTGCGGCGTCGGCGGTATTCGTCGACGAGGACAGGCGGGCCGTCGAGGGGCTGCGCGCCAATATCGCGGCGTGCGCGGCGGGGGAGCGGTCGACGGTGGCGCGCCAGGATGCCGCGAGCTTCCT
This genomic interval from Gordonia sp. X0973 contains the following:
- the rsmD gene encoding 16S rRNA (guanine(966)-N(2))-methyltransferase RsmD, whose product is MPRIIAGDYRGRRLVVESDATRPTSDRVREALFAALDARVDLTGMTVLDLFAGTGALGLEALSRGAASAVFVDEDRRAVEGLRANIAACAAGERSTVARQDAASFLRGTPGRFDMVFCDPPYGLPDDDLATILCLVAPVLGDGYLVLERAKRCAATRWPDGLEPVLEKVYGDTRTEWAQVATPGQP
- a CDS encoding DUF4233 domain-containing protein; translation: MTDEHPEFTPPTTDPWKGLRGITSGLLILQAIVVGLAFPVVAKIGNGLTWFSVGYLSVLIVALVLACGVQSRPWALWLDCGLTLLTIVGGIIHWSIAVIGLIFACVWAYVLYIKRDVAEREARGQLPGQERIDG
- the rpmA gene encoding 50S ribosomal protein L27, translating into MAHKKGASSSRNGRDSNAQRLGVKRFGGQKVNAGEILVRQRGTHFHPGVNVGRGGDDTLFALAAGAVEFGSKRGRKTVNIVPDTASV
- a CDS encoding translation initiation factor IF-2 N-terminal domain-containing protein; translation: MTENGSPADANASSPTTELPDKMRVHALARLLGATSREVLDHLEALGSEIRSASATIERGIAERVVERVGGLPTGEVAGSAESQTEAQAGGNSLFSAAAEITDAPIAAPVAPAAVNPLFLPPQQPEPSVVPSRKRAEAPVEAEDGAATDEAASDDEVVENEDDSQQDSDDQPNRARRRRRGRRGRGRGRGDNGDAQGGDDAEGDEQTEDGGTADQSAADAEKGTAKPASEADDSEASDTDGSDADESDDEDGTGATSKRRRRRRRRKTGGEGADEGSPDDPPNTVVHEREPRSKRVRDEVQGISGSTRLEAKRQRRRDGRDAGRRRPPILSESEFLARREAVDRVMVVREKVHAAAEKDHEDYTQVAVLEDGVLVEHFVTTANSTSMVGNIYLGRVQNVLPGMEAAFVDIGRGRNGVLYAGEVNWEAAGLDGGSRKIEQALKPGDNVLVQVSKDPVGHKGARLTTQISLAGRYLVYVPGGSSTGISRKLPDVERKRLKSILGKIVPEGAGVIIRTASEGISAEDLEADIKRLEAQWTKIEAATEDSTKGGKGGKAKSVAPKALYEEPDLLVRVVRDLFNEDFKKLVVEGQTAWSLVERYINDVAPDLMDRVERFEKNGPDAPDSFVTHRIDEQLAKALDRKVWLPSGGTLIIEHTEAMTVIDVNTGKFTGSGGNLEETVTRNNLEAAEEIVRQVRLRDLGGMIIVDFIDMVLESNRDLVLRRLTEALARDRTRHQVSEVTSLGLVQMTRKRLGTGLLEAFSTTCTNCAGRGVIVHADPVEVRSSDDAGRDGGGSKRSRRKKGKSEGGAPDAGKSPTHNPAEHPLFRAMHAHIHEHDDEAVDHIDVDEADEVIGVDAADAVDTLDAVEAEAVVATEPDTAEPEAVEPEPAVAESVVEEVLVETVVVEAEPEPAPAPKARHRRVRRAPVSTGSGTTIVIGADNHETPPTQTTTTAGPTSAAAESEAVAVVRRPRRRAASRPSGAPQHEA
- the rplU gene encoding 50S ribosomal protein L21, yielding MATYAIVKTGGKQYKVAEGDVVKVEKLDGEPGSTVKLPVALVVDGAKLTTEADKLAKVSVAAEVVEHVKGPKIRIHKFKNKTGYHKRQGHRQQLTVLKVTGIK
- the proB gene encoding glutamate 5-kinase; amino-acid sequence: MNAPALTSPTREAVATARSVVVKIGSAAITDLGEGLDVDRLDRLADALEHRMRSGTDVIIVSSGAIGAGLAPLRLRKRPADLATKQAAASVGQLALAHAWGTSFGRYDRVVGQVLLTAHDISRRSHHANAQRTLDRLRALGAVAVVNENDAVATNEIRFGDNDRLAALVAHLAGAEALILLSDIDGLYDGDPRKATPGHPVRFIPEVAGPADLDGVITGAGGSLGTGGMASKLAAARLAADGGVPVLLAAADDADTALRDASVGTAFAPRAERMSARRFWVRHAAETHGRLILDDGAVAAVARRRSLLSAGVVEVHGAFDAGDVVELVDQRGEVCARGVVGYGTDEVTRMIGLSTADLPADLRGPVVHADDLALL
- the ndk gene encoding nucleoside-diphosphate kinase, yielding MTERTLVLIKPDGVARGLVGEVIRRIESKGLSLVAMDLRTATRDVASGHYAEHADKPFFGDLLEFITSGPLVAAVVEGPRAIAAWRQIAGGTDPVEKATPGTIRGDFALETQTNLVHGSDSPESAAREIALWFPGFAAV
- the obgE gene encoding GTPase ObgE, translated to MSRFVDRVAIHVTAGNGGHGCSSVHREKFKPLGGPDGGNGGRGGDVRLVVDPQVHTLLDFHFRPHASGGNGKPGMGDNRNGANGDDLELAVPDGTVILDRNGKILADMVGAGTTFVAAQGGRGGLGNAALASKARKAPGFALLGEPGQERELVLELKSVADVGLLGFPSAGKSSLVSVLSAAKPKIADYPFTTLAPNLGVVQTAPGKAGDRSSSIDAFTIADVPGLIPGASEGRGLGLDFLRHIERCALLAHVVDCATLEPGRDPVSDIEALEAELAAYQPALDDDHGLGDLAKRPRIVILNKTDIPEAAELADIVEKDLEKFGWPIYRVSAVSREGLRELAFALAKMVHEYRDAQPEQVAKRTVIRPKAVDAAEFTVEPDPEVPGGFIVRGERPERWIRQTQFDNDEAVGYLADRLSRLGVEDELNRLGAEPGAPVTVGDVSFDWEPTAPSGDDVPITGRGTDIRLDRSDRIGATDRKAARKLRREHHDEWDHLDTLDGGDEEDGDRGDGR
- a CDS encoding folylpolyglutamate synthase/dihydrofolate synthase family protein, which encodes MSDPQPGTAPAQPVDPADLAELAEVEAELDTRWPETKIEPSLTRITALMDLLGSPQNAYPSIHIAGTNGKTSVTRMIDALLTAMHRRTGRITSPHLQLATERISVDNAPISPRAYVDAYRELEPFITMVDDSSTAEGGPRMSKFEVLTAMAYAVFAEAPVDVAVVETGMGGRWDATNVIASQVAVITPIAMDHADYLGDTLAAIAGEKAGIISGADPEALIPLDPVTILAAQAPEVAEVLLRATVDAGTVVARQDSEFTVLEARTAVGGQLLELQGLGGVYSEIFLPLHGAHQAANASLALAAVEAFFGAGPDRQLDVDAVRAGFASVTNPGRLERVRSAPTVYLDAAHNPHGAQALATALADEFDFQRLIGVVSVLGDKDVVGLLEALEPVLDKIVLTNNGSPRALDTAALADAAEPIFGEDRIVVAPFLPDAVEQAIALAEEDEGAPLSGTGVVVTGSVVTAGAARSLFGKEPA